The following coding sequences lie in one Fusarium poae strain DAOMC 252244 chromosome 1, whole genome shotgun sequence genomic window:
- the YSH1 gene encoding endoribonuclease ysh1 (BUSCO:8058at5125), producing the protein MASKRKAAAMNATAAEEPVDPSDELMFLCLGGGNEVGRSCHIIQYKGKTVMLDAGQHPAYDGLAALPFYDDFDLSTVDVLLISHFHIDHAASLPYVLAKTNFRGRVFMTHPTKAIYKWLIQDSVRVGNTSSNPTTQPVYTEQDHLNTFPQIEAIDYHTTHTISSIRITPYPAGHVLGAAMFLIEIAGLNIFFTGDYSREQDRHLVSAEVPKGVKIDVLITESTYGIASHVPRLEREQALMKSITSILNRGGRVLMPVFALGRAQELLLILDEYWGKHADFQKYPIYYASNLARKCMLIYQTYVGAMNDNIKRLFRERMAEAEASGDGAGKGGPWDFKYIRSLKNLDRFDDVGGCVMLASPGMLQNGVSRELLERWAPSEKNGVIITGYSVEGTMAKQIMQEPDQIQAVMSRSMAGARRMPGGDGEKVLIPRRCSVQEYSFAAHVDGVENREFIEEVQAPVVILVHGEQHNMMRLKSKLLSLNANKTTKVKVYSPRNCEELRIPFKADKTAKVVGKLASIQPPQSIHPDQTATPPLVTGVLVQNDFKLSLMAPEDLREYAGLNTTTITCKQRLTLSAAGVDLVKWALEGTFGNIEELPEMRRAKNGHNGHADKMITDGDEAKQEDADEEVASLVAAYLVMGCVSVRYRTNGEVELEWEGNMLNDGIADSVMAVLFSVESSPAAVKRSSAKHSHSHDLPEVNLHHSATPEERLERLLWFLEAQFGQDNVAPVTIPKLPTLEGADDKLKKGGEDEDAMKVEEDGEDAQLQERQQKEIERLHKIGIPVPGVSIKVDKMSATVWLEDLEVESSHKVFADRVRAVVERAIEVTAPLWG; encoded by the exons ATGGCATCCAAACGAAAGGCTGCCGCTATGAACGCGACCGCTGCCGAAGAACCAGTAGATCCGTCGGATGAGCTTATGTTTCTTTGCCTAGGAGGAGGAAACGAAGTCGGGAGGTCATGCCACATCATCCAGTACAAAGGAAAGACAGTCATG CTTGATGCCGGTCAACATCCTGCGTATGATGGACTCGCTGCATTGCCTTTCTACGATGACTTTGATTTGAGTACTGTCGACGTGCTCCTCATCAGCCA TTTCCATATTGACCATGCGGCATCGTTACCATACGTTCTCGCCAAGACCAACTTCAGGGGCCGTGTTTTCATGACACATCCCACAAAGGCTATCTACAAATGGCTTATCCAAGACAGTGTCCGAGTTGGCAACACTTCGTCCAATCCTACCACACAGCCTGTTTACACTGAACAAGACCATCTAAACACGTTCCCTCAGATCGAGGCTATCGACTACCACACCACACACACCATCTCCTCCATCAGAATCACCCCTTACCCAGCTGGCCATGTCCTCGGTGCCGCCATGTTTCTCATTGAGATTGCTGGTCTCAACATTTTTTTCACAGGTGACTACTCGCGCGAACAAGATCGACATCTTGTCTCGGCAGAAGTTCCCAAGGGTGTCAAAATTGACGTTCTTATCACCGAGTCAACATATGGTATTGCCTCTCATGTTCCTCGTTTGGAAAGAGAACAGGCTCTCATGAAATCGATCACAAGTATCCTCAACAGGGGTGGTCGAGTGCTTATGCCAGTCTTTGCTTTGGGACGAGCCCAAGAGCTGCTTTTGATTCTTGATGAATATTGGGGGAAGCATGCCGACTTCCAGAAGTACCCTATCTACTATGCTAGCAATCTTGCGAGGAAATGTATGCTCATCTACCAAACATATGTCGGTGCCATGAACGACAATATCAAGCGTCTCTTCCGAGAGCGCATGGCCGAGGCCGAGGCATCGGGTGATGGCGCAGGTAAGGGCGGACCATGGGATTTTAAGTATATCCGCTCGCTCAAAAACCTGGACAGGTTCGACGATGTAGGCGGTTGTGTTATGCTTGCTAGCCCCGGTATGCTTCAGAACGGTGTCAGCCGTGAATTACTGGAAAGATGGGCGCCCAGCGAGAAGAACGGCGTTATTATTACTGGTTACAGTGTGGAAGGCACTATGGCCAAGCAGATTATGCAGGAGCCTGACCAAATCCAGGCTGTTATGTCCCGCAGTATGGCTGGTGCTCGGCGTATGCCTGGCGGCGATGGTGAGAAGGTTCTTATTCCCCGACGATGCAGTGTCCAGGAATACTCGTTCGCTGCTCATGTTGATGGCGTCGAGAACCGAGAATTTATCGAGGAGGTACAAGCACCAGTTGTT ATTCTTGTTCATGGAGAGCAGCACAACATGATGCGTCTCAAGTCCAAGCTCCTGTCACTCAACGCCAATAAAACCACTAAAGTCAAGGTTTACTCCCCTCGCAATTGTGAGGAACTACGCATCCCCTTTAAAGCCGACAAGACGGCCAAGGTTGTAGGAAAGCTTGCCTCTATTCAGCCCCCTCAGAGCATTCACCCCGACCAGACCGCCACGCCGCCTCTTGTCACTGGTGTGCTTGTGCAGAATGATTTTAAGCTATCTCTCATGGCACCCGAAGATCTCCGCGAGTACGCAGGCCTCAATACTACCACTATCACCTGTAAACAGCGCCTTACTCTCAGTGCTGCGGGTGTTGACCTCGTCAAGTGGGCTCTAGAGGGTACCTTTGGCAATATCGAGGAACTTCCTGAAATGCGCCGTGCAAAGAATGGCCATAATGGACATGCGGATAAGATGATTACGGATGGCGACGAAGCGAAGCAAGAGGATGCAGATGAAGAGGTTGCCAGCCTTGTTGCGGCTTACTTGGTTATGGGTTGTGTTTCAGTCCGGTATCGAACAAATGGTGAAGTGGAGCTTGAATGGGAGGGCAACATGCTTAACGACGGCATCGCCGACTCTGTCATGGCGGTTCTTTTCTCCGTCGAGAGCTCTCCCGCTGCCGTCAAGCGCTCATCCGCAAAACACTCACACTCACACGACCTCCCAGAAGTAAACCTTCACCATTCCGCCACCCCTGAGGAACGTCTTGAGCGTCTCCTGTGGTTCCTCGAAGCCCAGTTCGGCCAAGACAATGTCGCCCCTGTTACCATTCCTAAGCTGCCTACGTTGGAAGGCGCAGACGACAAACTCAAGAAGGGcggcgaagatgaagacgccATGAAGGTAGAGGAGGATGGCGAAGACGCACAACTCCAGGAGAGACAGCAGAAGGAAATTGAGCGATTGCACAAGATTGGTATCCCAGTTCCCGGAGTATCTATCAAAGTCGATAAGATGTCTGCTACAGTATGGTTGGAGGACCTCGAGGTGGAGTCAAGCCATAAGGTATTTGCTGACCGAGTGAGAGCTGTTGTGGAGAGGGCTATCGAGGTGACAGCACCTCTTTGGGGTTAA